In Melospiza georgiana isolate bMelGeo1 chromosome 8, bMelGeo1.pri, whole genome shotgun sequence, one genomic interval encodes:
- the LOC131086147 gene encoding glutathione S-transferase omega-1-like: MSGDHSRSLGKGSAAPGPVPAGLIRLYSMRFCPYAQRTRLVLRAKGISHEVININLKNKPDWYFEKNPSGLVPVLETSKGQLIWESPITCEYLDEAFPGKKLMPSDPYERACQKMLLEDFSKITSLLFKHVLAVKDGQDTTALKAEIAEKFGKLEEVLSKRNTVFYGGDSVSMVDYMIWPWFERLEPFQLKDSLNHTPKLQRWMEAMKEDPAIKATITDPQIYKNYLQLYLKNSPEACDYGL; the protein is encoded by the exons ATGTCGGGCGATCACTCCCGCAGCCTGGGCAAGG GCAgcgcggcgccgggcccggtGCCCGCGGGGCTGATCCGGCTCTACAGCATGCGCTTCTGCCCCTACGCGCAGCGGACGCGCCTGGTTCTCCGCGCCAAGGGCATCAG CCATGAAGTAATCAACATCAATCTGAAGAACAAACCTGACTGGTACTTTGAGAAGAACCCCTCTGGGCTGGTTCCTGTTCTGGAGACCAGCAAGGGCCAGCTGATCTGGGAGTCCCCAATCACCTGTGAGTACTTGGATGAAGCATTTCCAGGGAAGAAGCTGATGCCTTCAGACCCCTATGAGCGAGCTTGTCAGAAGATGCTCTTGGAAGACTTCTCAAAG ATAACATCCTTGCTTTTCAAGCATGTTTTGGCAGTCAAAGATGGACAGGACACCACTGCACTGAAAGCAGAGATTGCTGAAAAGTTTGGCAAACTTGAAGAG GTTCTGTCCAAACGCAACACGGTGTTTTATGGTGGGGACTCAGTCTCAATGGTTGACTACATGATCTGGCCATGGTTTGAACGTCTGGAACCATTCCAGCTGAAGGA CTCTTTGAATCACACCCCAAAGCTCCAACGCTGGATGGAGGCCATGAAGGAGGACCCTGCTATCAAGGCTACAATAACTGACCCACAAATATACAAAAACTACCTCCAGCTGTATCTGAAGAACAGCCCTGAGGCATGTGATTATGGGCTCTGA